Sequence from the Candidatus Margulisiibacteriota bacterium genome:
CTGATATCCAGAGCGTTCTCCAGCCCGACCGCCGCGCCGAAACACCAGGCCAGCCAGACCAGCGCCGCCGCGCCAAAAATTTTTCGCATAAGACCCTCCTTTTATTTACCCTGGCTTAAAACCGTTTTGACCGTCGAAGTTTTCATTGTATACAGCTTCAGCAGCGTTTGATGCCGCATTCGATTCTTGGCCATTTTGACCATTTCCTCCTCCACAATCACGCGGTCAGCCGACACGCCGCCGGGTTTTTCCTGCAAGGCTTTTAACTCCTCTTTAAAACGGATCGGCTTAAAACCCTCAACTTCCGCATTGGCCACATTGTGCGCGATGATTCCCTGCTGCCGCGTCGCTTCCTGAATATCCCGTTCCAGACGTATGGTCACTTCGTCGAACAAAATATTTTCCACTGCCGCCGGCAGGGCCGCGCTCAAGAACAGGCTGGCCAAAATAATTTTCTTAACCGCGATCATAATTTAATTTCCTCTGAATACGCAAACGCAGCTTGCTTAAAACCTGTGAGTGAATACGGCTGATTTTGCTTTTGGAATACCCCAGTTCGTCGGCGATCTCTTTTTGCAGGCAGTCGTCGATATAAAACATCTTGATGATTTTTTTTTCGTCTTCGGCCAGGGTCTTGACCGCGTCCCAGAGCGCTTTTTTTTCTTCGGCAAAATCGATCTGGCTGGTCACCGCTTCTTCCAGCTGCAAACCGTTGTCCGCCACGCCGTCACCCGCTGACTGCGTGTCTTCAAAAGACAGCAGGTAAGCCACCGATGAATTAGCCGCGATATTTTTAATATTTTCCTCTTCGCCGCCCGTGTTTGTGCTCTTGGTATCGAGCGCCGCTTGGGCCACTTTGGCCTCGACACGGCTGACCGATTTATAGCCGCCCGGATTTTGGTATTTCCATTCTTTGCGGATTTTGTCCAGCATCTCACCGCGGATCCGGTAGGAAGCGTACACTTTAAATTTCACATTTTTGGTCTTGTCAAAATTTTCCCAGGCTTTGATTAAGCCGCTCGTGCCGTAACTCATCAAATCGTCAAAATGAATATTGGGCGGTAGCTTGCCCGCGGTAGTGATGTTAGCGGCGATGATCTGCACCAGCGGCGTGAACACCGTTATCACCGAATCTTTATTTTTAAAATCCACATTATCTTCTGGAGCTTCTTCTGCCTTGTACAAATGCATGTGCACGTTTACCGGCAGCGGTTTTTTTTCCAGCGTTTTGAGCTTTTTCGGCGGATTAGGATTAACGCGCTTGACTGCCATTATTTTCCAGACCTTCCTGCAAAAAGCCCTGCTCGGCCAAATAAGCCGCCAGCTCTTTGCGCGTATAATCGCCGTAAATACTCGACAAGCCGCTCAAAACCAAACTATCCTCGTCATCTTTTTCCGGTTTATAAATGCTGCTTTCATTACCAAACATGTCGCGCAAAAAAACTTCTTCCAGCAGCATTTGCCGGAAAGCCATTTGCCGCCCCGCATTGTCCGTCGGCTGACGGCGCATACCTTCTTGAACGACAATATCGCTCATAAACTCCGCCGGATTGACCGGCACAACGCCAGGCGCCGCCCAAACCAGCGCCAGCAGCAGTAAAAAACCAAGTTTCTGCCGCACTTAAATAACCTCTATCTCTGCCGCCAGCGCGCCAGCGGTCTTCAGCCCCTGCAAAATAGCGATCAAATCCTGCGGTGAAGTGCCGACGGAGTTCAGCGCCTTGACCAAGCTGCTCAAAGTGGAGCCCTCCCGCAGCTGCACCAATTTGATGATCTTCTCCGGCTGTTGCTGCGGCGCAAGCGGGCTGCCGCCGGCCGCGGCTTGATCCATGGCCAGCAGCGCGTCATCCAGATTTTCGCCTTCAGCGTTTTCTTCCCCGCCCTCGATGCGTATTTCCACATCGCCGTGTGAGATTGCCACCGGCGCCAGACGCACATTTTCGCCGATGACCACCGTGCCGGTGCGCTGATTGATGACCACTTTGGCCACCGCGTCAGGCACAACCATAAAATCCTGCACCCGCGCAATGAACGGCACCAGATCCTCACGATCTTCCGCCTCGATCGGTATCTCCACCGTCGACGGGTCTATGGCGCGTGAACCGGAATAACCCGCCCGATCCAGAGCTTCGGCGACCCGCATGGCCGTGCTGAAATCCGCTTTATTTAAGTTGAGCGCGATGCCGCTTTTGCCGGCGATCTCCATCGGCACAGTCTGCTCAACGATCGCGCCTTCCACAACTTTGCAAACCGTTTCGTTACGATTGGAACCCGTGGACATGCGGCCACCTAAAATTATCGGCCCCTGCGCCACCGCGTAGACCTGATCGTCAGCGCCTTTGAGCGGCGTCATCAGCAGATTGCCGTCGCGTAGCGATGTCGCGTCGCCGATCGACGAAACAAAAACGTCGATCTTTTGCCCGGGTTTCACAAAAGCCGGCAGCTCAGCGGTGACCATGACCACCGCGATATTTTTACTGCGGTATAGATCCTGTCGATTGGTCACGCCCATATTGACCAGCAGATTGGTCAGGGCTTTGTCGGTCACGCTGGAGCCATTGTCGCCGGTGCCTTTCAAGCCAGCCACCAGCCCCACGCCCATGAGTTGATTGGCACGCATGCCAGAAATCACAGCGATGTCTTTAATGCGCACGGCCGGCGATTCCGCCACGGCCAGACAAATCAAAATTATCAGCAGTAAATATCTCCGCATCGCGCCCCCTTGCGTCAAAACAACCAGCTAAACATCGAGGAAAGAATGCCGGGCTGCTGCGGCGTGGACACCGAGCCAGCGCCGCGGATCGTGATCTTGGCATTGGCGATCTGTGTAGAGCTGATCGAGTTATCGTCAGAAAGTTTGGCGGTGTTCACAATGCCGGAAACCTCGACAGTCTCCACCTCTTCATTGACGCGGATCGAGCGCTGTCCCAACACAAAAAGATTGCCGTTGGGCTGCACGTCGACGACCGTCGCGGTGATCGTTGTTTTCAGCGAAGTCGAACGCTGGGTGCTTCCGGTGCCGGTATAATTACTGCGGCCGTTAAAGAGCGTATTTAAGCGCGTATCTCCCGCGCTTTTGCTGGCGAGGCCGCTGACCGGAGTCCGATTGTCTTGCAGGCTGTTGGATAGACTGAAAGTAGTGTCCGAGCCTTTGTTGGTGCGTGTTGTGCCGGATTGCGCGGCGGATAAACTTTCCTCGATCACGATCGTAATAGTGTCGCCCACCGCAAATTTGGAAGCTCTCGCCAGCGGTGATTTGGAATCCGCGCTCCACAGCGACGCGGCAAAACTAACGCACACCAGCAGGAGAACCCCCAGGCACACCCCAAAATATTTTCGCATTTTCCCCGCCCTTTAATTAAATTTTAACTTTAACCCCTATATAATCAATTATAATATAGCGCTCCAGGATTATCAAACCATAATTTTTAAAGAATAATCTGACATTCGCCGCTACCGGTAATTTCCGCCTGCAGAACACGTTTTTTATCATTCTGCACCTGCACCATGATCTTATCGCCCAAAAGACCGTGCTGCAAAGCTTTCGCGGCGGTCTTAATAGTTACGCTGCCGCTGCTCACCGAAAGCGCTACTATGTCACCGGAATTTACCAATTGCTTGATGCTCAGCATCCAGGCAAAGAGCGGCTCGTCAGGACGCAGACCGGTGGTCATAACGCGCGCGTTCCAGGACGCGCCGTTTTCCACCAAATAATGCGAGTATTTCAAAATATCCGTGCGCCGCAGATAAAAATCCTCAGCCGCGACCTCTTCGCCTTTGACCAAATGCCGATCAGCATAATAGACATCCGCCCAGACCGCGGCGTCGTATTTAACGCGGAAAGCTTTGAGCAGCTTTTCCCCGGCCAACACCGAATACTTGATATACATCGACGGCGCGGCCGCCCGTATTTCCGCCCGGATCGTATAATTAGCGGTCTCCACAGAAATAACCGGAGGCGTTCTGGTAAAATTGAGCGAAACTTCTTTGCCGGTAAAACGCGGCAGCGTCTGCATCTCCCGCAAACCCAGCGCCAGCAGCTCGGCCGGCGGCAGCTCCGCGGCAAAAAGTCCGGCAGCCAAAAAAACCGCCGGCCAGGTTTTTTTAAAAAACATTCGGCAGATTAGCCGCGGGCTATCTCGATCGCGCTGTTAAGCATGGCCTCGCCGGACTGGATCGCTTTGGAGATAATGTCAAACGAACGCTGCGTGATGACCATTTGCATCATTTCCGAAACAATGTCCACATTGCTGCTCTCCAGCGAGAACTGGGCGATCTGGCCGAAGCCCTCATCTTCAGGCATGCCATCCAGAGCAATGCCGGAAGACGCGGTCGCCGCGTACATGTTGCCGCCGATACTCTTGAGCGACGCCGGATTGATAAATTTTACCATTTCGATCTGGCCGATCTGGGTCTGCTCGATCTGATTATTTTCCTGCACGTACACCGCGCCAGCGGTGGTGATCAAAACATTGGTGGTGGTGTCCGGCACCCGGATCTCCGGCTCCATAGGATAGCCGCTGATATTGACGATCCGGCCGTCAGAGTCTTTGTGCAGATTGCCGGCGCGCGAGTAAGCGACCGAGCCGTCCGGCATACGGAACTTCAGCAGACCCTCGCCCTCAATGGCGATGTCGAGCGAACCATTGGTTACCTCGATCGTGCCGGACGAAAAATCTTTGGGCGTGCCGACCACGCGCACACCCGAACCCAGTTCGACCAGACCTTTTTCGTAAGAGGTCTCCGTATCGCGGATAGCCTCTTCGAGTATCTCGGGGAAAAGCGTTTCTAATTCCACCCGCGCTTTTTTGAAACCAGTCGTTTTCACGTTGGAAACATTGTTGGTGATCGTAATCAAATCTTTTTCCATGGCGCTCATACCCGTCGCCGCAATGTGGAATTGTCTAAACATCGAAAACCCCCTACCCCTTTTATAAAAACAAATCCTGATAATTGTAGCACAAAATGTTCAGTATAGCCAAACCCGCAAATTTTGTTTATAATAGCGTTCCGATTTTTGGAGGTGAATTTGTGTCTGTAAAAATTAAGTTAAAACGCATGGGCAAAAAACATCAGCCTTATTACCGCGTGATCGCCGTTGACAGCCGGAAATCTCTGAGCTCCGGCGAATACCTGGATAATCTGGGTTTTTATAATCCGGCGGTCAAACCGGCGGCTTTTCAAGTTGATGTCGAAAAATTGCAAGCCTGGCGGCAGAAAGGCGCGCTGCCTTCGGAGCGCGTGGCCAAGCTCTTGCAAAAAGCCAATATTGCCCTAAAATAAAGAGGAGATTTAAACAATGAATAATTTAGTGGAATTGTTGGTCAAAGCACTGGTTGACAATCAAGAGCAGGTAAATGTGTCCGAGACCAGCGGCAACAGCATAACGGTCATCGAGATCTCGGTCGCGCCTGAAGATGTGGGCAAGATCATCGGCAAAGAAGGCCGCATCGCCAACGCGATCCGCACCGTGGTCAAAGCCGCCGGCGCGAAGCAGAATAAAAAGGTTACGGTGGAGATCGTGACCAAAGACAAGCCGGAATAACGGCCAGCCAAAAAGGAGGGAGTTTTATGGCAGAGCTTACACTGCAGAGAAATGTAGTAATCAAGGTTACTGTTACGGAAGAATTCAAAAAATATCTGGTGGGCGAACTGGAAAAATCGATCAAGAATATGGACGCGCAGCTGGCCAATATGGAAACGCAGGGCAAACGGCTGGTCGAAAATCTCAAAAAACAGGGCGAGAAAACCGTCAAGCAGGTGTCCGCGATAGTTCAGCAGATCAATATGGACAAGCAGCAGGCCACACTGGCCAAAGCCGATATTGAGAAAAAGATCGCCGAAGCCCAAGAGCTGAAAATCGGCTCGGAGTTTTTGCAGGGCACGGTGCAGGGCATCACGACAGTCAAGGCCGGTGACAATCTTTACAAGAAACTCGGCGGCATCGAAGTGCTGCTAAAAGACGGCGTGATCCAGGAAATCCGGGGAGCCTAGAGTATTTATTTTCTTGGCGTTATTGTCGGCGCGCACGGCATCAAAGGCGAGCTGAAGCTCAACTGCCGGTATCGCAATTTTGATTTTTCTAAAATCGCCAAAATTTTTATTGGCGGGCAGGAATATGCTTTGCGGGCGGCGCGGCCGCATAAAACCAATATTCTGCTGTCCCTGGCCGAAGTAAACTCGCTGAACACCGCCGAAAAATTGCGCGGC
This genomic interval carries:
- a CDS encoding flagellar basal body L-ring protein FlgH yields the protein MRKYFGVCLGVLLLVCVSFAASLWSADSKSPLARASKFAVGDTITIVIEESLSAAQSGTTRTNKGSDTTFSLSNSLQDNRTPVSGLASKSAGDTRLNTLFNGRSNYTGTGSTQRSTSLKTTITATVVDVQPNGNLFVLGQRSIRVNEEVETVEVSGIVNTAKLSDDNSISSTQIANAKITIRGAGSVSTPQQPGILSSMFSWLF
- a CDS encoding flagellar basal body P-ring protein FlgI translates to MRRYLLLIILICLAVAESPAVRIKDIAVISGMRANQLMGVGLVAGLKGTGDNGSSVTDKALTNLLVNMGVTNRQDLYRSKNIAVVMVTAELPAFVKPGQKIDVFVSSIGDATSLRDGNLLMTPLKGADDQVYAVAQGPIILGGRMSTGSNRNETVCKVVEGAIVEQTVPMEIAGKSGIALNLNKADFSTAMRVAEALDRAGYSGSRAIDPSTVEIPIEAEDREDLVPFIARVQDFMVVPDAVAKVVINQRTGTVVIGENVRLAPVAISHGDVEIRIEGGEENAEGENLDDALLAMDQAAAGGSPLAPQQQPEKIIKLVQLREGSTLSSLVKALNSVGTSPQDLIAILQGLKTAGALAAEIEVI
- the flgA gene encoding flagellar basal body P-ring formation chaperone FlgA, whose amino-acid sequence is MFFKKTWPAVFLAAGLFAAELPPAELLALGLREMQTLPRFTGKEVSLNFTRTPPVISVETANYTIRAEIRAAAPSMYIKYSVLAGEKLLKAFRVKYDAAVWADVYYADRHLVKGEEVAAEDFYLRRTDILKYSHYLVENGASWNARVMTTGLRPDEPLFAWMLSIKQLVNSGDIVALSVSSGSVTIKTAAKALQHGLLGDKIMVQVQNDKKRVLQAEITGSGECQIIL
- the rpsP gene encoding 30S ribosomal protein S16, with product MSVKIKLKRMGKKHQPYYRVIAVDSRKSLSSGEYLDNLGFYNPAVKPAAFQVDVEKLQAWRQKGALPSERVAKLLQKANIALK
- a CDS encoding sigma-70 family RNA polymerase sigma factor, with the translated sequence MAVKRVNPNPPKKLKTLEKKPLPVNVHMHLYKAEEAPEDNVDFKNKDSVITVFTPLVQIIAANITTAGKLPPNIHFDDLMSYGTSGLIKAWENFDKTKNVKFKVYASYRIRGEMLDKIRKEWKYQNPGGYKSVSRVEAKVAQAALDTKSTNTGGEEENIKNIAANSSVAYLLSFEDTQSAGDGVADNGLQLEEAVTSQIDFAEEKKALWDAVKTLAEDEKKIIKMFYIDDCLQKEIADELGYSKSKISRIHSQVLSKLRLRIQRKLNYDRG
- a CDS encoding KH domain-containing protein gives rise to the protein MNNLVELLVKALVDNQEQVNVSETSGNSITVIEISVAPEDVGKIIGKEGRIANAIRTVVKAAGAKQNKKVTVEIVTKDKPE
- a CDS encoding YlqD family protein, encoding MAELTLQRNVVIKVTVTEEFKKYLVGELEKSIKNMDAQLANMETQGKRLVENLKKQGEKTVKQVSAIVQQINMDKQQATLAKADIEKKIAEAQELKIGSEFLQGTVQGITTVKAGDNLYKKLGGIEVLLKDGVIQEIRGA
- the flgG gene encoding flagellar basal-body rod protein FlgG; its protein translation is MFRQFHIAATGMSAMEKDLITITNNVSNVKTTGFKKARVELETLFPEILEEAIRDTETSYEKGLVELGSGVRVVGTPKDFSSGTIEVTNGSLDIAIEGEGLLKFRMPDGSVAYSRAGNLHKDSDGRIVNISGYPMEPEIRVPDTTTNVLITTAGAVYVQENNQIEQTQIGQIEMVKFINPASLKSIGGNMYAATASSGIALDGMPEDEGFGQIAQFSLESSNVDIVSEMMQMVITQRSFDIISKAIQSGEAMLNSAIEIARG